A stretch of Actinomycetes bacterium DNA encodes these proteins:
- the selA gene encoding L-seryl-tRNA(Sec) selenium transferase: MVADTTPTGGGGPDVRRLVPRTDTVLADSRLADVLERFDRAQVKAVVAEAQEEVRRGALDPGHLVDAVLAALPDGAASLQSVLNATGVVLHTNLGRAPLSDAAVAAVVAASGATDVELDLATGQRSRRGAATTAALRRAVPAAGSVHVVNNGAAALLLTTMTLAAGREVVVSRGEMVEIGDGFRLPDLVESAGARLREVGTTNRTSLADYERAVRPDTAFVLKVHPSNFVVEGFTSSVAVRDLADLPVPLVVDIGSGLLAPDPALPDEPDAASALADGADLVTASGDKLLGGPQAGLLLGATDLVERVRRHPAARAVRVDKLTLAALEATLLGAGTPTRDALHADRDVLRARTAALAARLRVVGVGADVVEVDGAVGGGGAPGVRLPGWAVAVAEALAAPLRTGRPAVVGRVEQGRLLLDLRCVPPDREEVLGAAVEAAAATASGGAGRIG; this comes from the coding sequence GTGGTCGCCGACACGACACCGACCGGGGGAGGGGGACCTGACGTGCGGCGGCTGGTGCCGCGCACCGACACCGTCCTGGCCGACTCCCGGCTGGCCGACGTGCTCGAGCGGTTCGACCGCGCGCAGGTCAAGGCGGTCGTCGCCGAGGCCCAGGAGGAGGTACGTCGCGGAGCGCTGGACCCGGGCCACCTGGTGGACGCCGTCCTGGCAGCGCTGCCCGACGGTGCCGCCTCGCTGCAGTCGGTCCTCAACGCGACCGGTGTCGTGCTGCACACCAATCTCGGCCGGGCACCGCTGTCCGACGCGGCCGTCGCTGCGGTGGTCGCCGCGTCCGGGGCGACGGACGTGGAGCTCGACCTGGCGACCGGGCAGCGCTCGCGGCGCGGTGCCGCCACGACGGCCGCGCTGCGGCGCGCGGTCCCGGCGGCCGGCTCGGTGCACGTCGTCAACAACGGCGCCGCCGCCCTGCTGCTGACGACGATGACGCTGGCGGCCGGCCGCGAGGTCGTCGTCAGCCGTGGCGAGATGGTCGAGATCGGCGACGGCTTCCGGCTGCCCGACCTCGTCGAGTCGGCCGGCGCCCGGCTCCGCGAGGTGGGCACCACCAACCGCACGTCGCTCGCCGACTACGAGCGGGCGGTCCGCCCGGACACGGCCTTCGTCCTCAAGGTGCACCCGTCCAACTTCGTCGTCGAGGGCTTCACGTCCTCGGTCGCGGTGCGCGACCTGGCCGACCTGCCGGTGCCGCTGGTCGTGGACATCGGCTCCGGGCTGCTGGCGCCGGACCCGGCGCTGCCGGACGAGCCCGACGCGGCGAGCGCCCTCGCCGACGGCGCGGACCTGGTGACCGCCAGCGGCGACAAGCTGCTCGGCGGGCCGCAGGCCGGCCTGCTGCTCGGCGCGACCGACCTCGTCGAGCGCGTCCGCCGTCACCCGGCCGCGCGGGCGGTGCGGGTCGACAAGCTGACGCTGGCGGCGCTCGAGGCGACGCTGCTCGGTGCCGGCACGCCCACCCGCGACGCGCTGCACGCCGATCGCGACGTCCTCCGTGCCCGGACCGCGGCGCTCGCCGCACGGCTACGAGTCGTCGGCGTCGGCGCCGACGTGGTGGAGGTCGACGGAGCGGTCGGCGGAGGGGGAGCCCCCGGTGTCCGGCTGCCCGGCTGGGCCGTCGCGGTGGCCGAGGCCCTCGCCGCACCGCTGCGCACCGGCCGGCCGGCCGTCGTGGGCCGGGTCGAGCAGGGCCGGCTGCTGCTCGACCTGCGCTGCGTACCCCCGGACCGCGAGGAGGTTCTCGGCGCGGCCGTCGAGGCAGCGGCCGCCACCGCGAGCGGCGGCGCAGGCCGGATCGGCTGA
- the selD gene encoding selenide, water dikinase SelD, with protein sequence MTATAGRATDVRLTQYAHGGGCACKIPPGELESVVAGLGIDAVPGAGDLVVGLATGDDAAVVRIDGDRAVVATADFFTPVVDDPYDWGRIAAANALSDVYAMGGEPLVAVNLLGWPRDVLPFELAREVLRGGVDVATQAGCHVGGGHSVDTPEPTYGMAITGLADPARLLRNDAGRAGLPLTLTKPLGTGVLNNRHKATGEVFEQAVATMTTLNRDASRAALVAGVTCATDVTGFGLLGHLHKLARASEVTARIESRAVPYLDGARAALAGGFVSGGTRRNLDWVRAHLDTSADEDELLLLADAQTSGGLLVVGELPGYPVVGELLAPRSDGVTVEVV encoded by the coding sequence ATGACGGCGACCGCCGGCCGGGCCACGGACGTCCGCCTGACGCAGTACGCGCACGGCGGCGGCTGCGCCTGCAAGATCCCGCCGGGCGAGCTGGAGTCGGTGGTGGCCGGGCTGGGCATCGACGCGGTGCCCGGTGCCGGTGACCTCGTCGTCGGGCTGGCGACCGGCGACGACGCCGCCGTGGTCCGCATCGACGGGGACCGTGCCGTCGTCGCGACGGCTGACTTCTTCACCCCGGTGGTCGACGACCCCTACGACTGGGGCCGCATCGCCGCGGCCAACGCGCTCTCCGACGTCTACGCGATGGGCGGCGAGCCGCTGGTCGCGGTCAACCTGCTCGGCTGGCCGCGCGACGTCCTGCCCTTCGAGCTGGCCCGCGAGGTGCTGCGCGGTGGCGTCGACGTCGCGACACAGGCCGGCTGCCACGTCGGTGGCGGCCACAGCGTGGACACGCCTGAGCCGACGTACGGCATGGCGATCACCGGCCTCGCCGACCCGGCCCGGCTGCTGCGCAACGACGCCGGTCGCGCCGGGCTCCCCCTGACGCTCACCAAGCCGCTGGGCACCGGCGTGCTCAACAACCGGCACAAGGCGACCGGCGAGGTCTTCGAGCAGGCGGTCGCCACGATGACGACCCTCAACCGCGACGCCTCGCGAGCCGCGCTGGTTGCCGGGGTAACCTGCGCGACCGACGTGACCGGCTTCGGACTGCTCGGCCACCTGCACAAGCTGGCGCGGGCGAGCGAGGTCACGGCGCGCATCGAGAGCCGCGCCGTCCCCTACCTCGACGGCGCCCGGGCCGCTCTGGCCGGCGGCTTCGTCAGCGGCGGCACCCGCCGCAACCTGGACTGGGTGCGTGCGCACCTCGACACCTCGGCCGACGAGGACGAGCTGCTCCTGTTGGCCGACGCGCAGACCAGCGGCGGCCTGCTGGTCGTGGGCGAGCTGCCCGGCTACCCGGTCGTCGGGGAGCTCTTGGCGCCGCGGTCCGACGGCGTGACCGTCGAGGTGGTCTGA
- the nrfD gene encoding NrfD/PsrC family molybdoenzyme membrane anchor subunit codes for MSPRRGEDVMVPPADFRSYYGRPILKRPVWTHEIAAYLFTGGLAAGSSLLAAGGDLTGRPGLRRAGRATAMAALLASTGLLVKDLGRPERFLNMLRVAKPTSPMSVGSWVLAAYGGAATGAVAAEVARAVDPRGPVLRPLARVVTVAGRPAGLAAAALSPALATYTAVLLADTAVPSWHEAYPQLPFVFAGSALASGAGVGLIVAGDREVGPAERLAVVGAGMELLAARSVRHNLGILSEPYTTGRPGRLLHAGEVLTSLGVAGALLGRRSRVVRGLSGLSLLTAAAVTRFGIFEGGVASTEDPRYVVVPQRGRLEGRGQTTSTVTPSDRGAKSSPTTG; via the coding sequence ATGAGCCCGCGGCGTGGCGAGGACGTCATGGTGCCGCCCGCCGACTTCCGCTCCTACTACGGCCGGCCGATCCTCAAGCGGCCGGTGTGGACGCACGAGATCGCGGCCTACCTGTTCACCGGCGGGCTGGCGGCGGGCTCGTCGCTCCTCGCCGCCGGGGGCGACCTGACCGGCCGGCCGGGGCTGCGCCGCGCGGGGCGTGCGACGGCGATGGCCGCCCTGCTCGCGAGCACCGGCCTGCTGGTCAAAGACCTTGGCCGCCCCGAGCGGTTCCTCAACATGCTCCGGGTCGCCAAGCCGACCTCGCCGATGTCGGTGGGCAGCTGGGTCCTGGCGGCCTACGGGGGAGCGGCGACCGGTGCTGTCGCCGCCGAGGTCGCCCGGGCCGTCGACCCGCGCGGCCCGGTCCTGCGGCCGCTGGCCCGCGTCGTGACCGTGGCCGGCCGGCCGGCCGGCCTGGCCGCGGCTGCTCTCTCACCGGCGCTGGCGACGTACACCGCCGTGCTGCTCGCGGACACCGCCGTGCCGTCGTGGCACGAGGCCTATCCGCAGCTGCCCTTCGTGTTCGCCGGCAGCGCGCTCGCCAGCGGCGCCGGCGTCGGGCTGATCGTGGCGGGCGACCGGGAGGTCGGGCCCGCGGAGCGGCTGGCGGTCGTCGGCGCCGGGATGGAGCTCCTTGCCGCGCGGTCGGTGCGACACAACCTCGGGATCCTCAGCGAGCCCTACACCACCGGGCGCCCGGGGCGGCTGCTGCACGCCGGTGAGGTGCTCACGTCGCTCGGCGTGGCCGGGGCCCTCCTCGGGCGCCGGAGCAGGGTGGTGCGCGGGCTGTCCGGCCTCAGCCTGCTGACCGCGGCGGCGGTCACCCGGTTCGGCATCTTCGAGGGCGGCGTGGCGTCCACCGAGGACCCGCGGTACGTCGTCGTCCCGCAGCGCGGCCGGCTGGAAGGTCGGGGTCAGACCACCTCGACGGTCACGCCGTCGGACCGCGGCGCCAAGAGCTCCCCGACGACCGGGTAG
- a CDS encoding 4Fe-4S dicluster domain-containing protein produces MSRNSLFGPLDPAPDAGHADPPPRKGFFTDTSVCIGCKACEVACKEWNLLPADDAGSMNLLGLSYDNTGALGASSWRHVAFIEQPAPAAREPEFLGMPTSTLPGASPEHQRTELRWLMSSDVCKHCTHAACLDVCPTGSLFRTEFGTVVVQEDICNGCGYCVSACPYGVIDRREGDGRAWKCTLCYDRLKGDLQPACATACPTQSIQFGDLDELRERAARRVDDLHGAGVAEARLYGHDEDDGVGGDGAFFLLLDEPEVYGLPPDPVVTTRDLPAMWRRAALAGAAMAAATVAAFVGGRR; encoded by the coding sequence ATGAGCCGCAACAGCCTCTTCGGCCCCCTCGACCCGGCGCCGGACGCGGGCCACGCCGACCCGCCGCCGCGCAAGGGCTTCTTCACCGACACCAGCGTGTGCATCGGCTGCAAGGCGTGCGAGGTGGCCTGCAAGGAGTGGAACCTCCTGCCGGCCGACGACGCCGGGTCGATGAACCTGCTCGGCCTGTCCTACGACAACACCGGCGCACTCGGCGCGAGCAGCTGGCGCCACGTCGCGTTCATCGAGCAGCCGGCACCCGCTGCCCGCGAGCCGGAGTTCCTCGGCATGCCGACCTCGACGCTGCCGGGGGCGTCGCCCGAGCACCAGCGCACGGAGCTGCGATGGCTGATGTCCAGCGACGTGTGCAAGCACTGCACCCACGCCGCGTGCCTCGACGTGTGCCCGACCGGCTCGCTGTTCCGCACCGAGTTCGGCACCGTCGTGGTGCAGGAGGACATCTGCAACGGCTGCGGATACTGCGTGAGCGCCTGCCCCTACGGGGTCATCGACCGGCGCGAGGGCGACGGCCGGGCCTGGAAGTGCACGCTCTGCTACGACCGGCTCAAGGGCGACCTGCAGCCGGCCTGTGCGACGGCGTGCCCCACCCAGTCGATCCAGTTCGGCGACCTCGACGAGCTGCGCGAGCGGGCTGCCCGCCGGGTCGACGACCTGCACGGCGCCGGCGTCGCCGAGGCACGCCTCTACGGCCACGACGAGGACGACGGGGTCGGTGGCGACGGGGCGTTCTTCCTGCTCCTCGACGAGCCCGAGGTCTACGGCCTCCCGCCGGACCCCGTCGTCACCACCCGCGACCTGCCCGCCATGTGGCGGCGGGCCGCGCTGGCCGGTGCCGCGATGGCCGCGGCGACCGTGGCGGCGTTCGTGGGCGGCCGCCGATGA